A stretch of Physeter macrocephalus isolate SW-GA chromosome 1, ASM283717v5, whole genome shotgun sequence DNA encodes these proteins:
- the LRRIQ4 gene encoding leucine-rich repeat and IQ domain-containing protein 4 has translation MSNDSTKSEHSSRIHQKNDPQQVSDKTFFIDASNQSLLTIPAEILGLRELEEVHLENNQIAEIPKDIQHLRNVRILYLNKNKLKNLCPELGKLSNLEDLDLSDNPLLASSLRVLSGIRKLRELRLYRTDLAEIPILVCKHLHHLELLGLAGNHLKSLPKEMVNQTKLREIHLKQNQFEVFPLELCGLYNLEIIDLDENKLSVIPEEIGNLTKLKKFYVAYNSLPVLPESLCQCSKLSVLDLSHNRLHSIPHTLAELSQVTEIGLSGNHLEKVPHLLCRWTSLHLLYLHNTGLRVLCRPFRRLVNLRFLDLSQNHLERCPLQICELQNLEILALDDNKICQLPSDFGLLSKLKILGLTGNQFSSFPEEILSLESLEKLYIGQDQGAKLTRMPECIRKLQSLKELYVENNYLEYLPVSLGSMPNLEILDCRCNLIKQLPDAICQAQALKELRLEDNLITHLPENLDSLANLKVLTVMGNPMEEPPMIVCAEGSEAVWAYLKERRNMKTMATKIQAWWRGIMVRRGFGKFEDLLKLQKKGRNSPKEKKGKKDVK, from the exons ATGTCAAATGACAGCACAAAATCAGAACATTCATCTAGAATTCATCAGAAAAATGATCCACAACAGGTCTctgataaaacatttttcattgaCGCTTCTAATCAGAGCTTGCTTACCATTCCAGCGGAGATTTTAGGCTTACGAGAATTAGAGGAAGTGCATCTGGAAAACAACCAGATTGCAGAAATCCCCAAGGATATTCAGCATTTAAGGAATGTCAGGATCCTCTACCTGAACAAGAACAAGCTGAAGAATCTGTGCCCCGAGCTGGGGAAGCTGAGCAACCTGGAGGACCTGGACCTGAGCGACAACCCGCTCCTGGCCTCCTCCCTTCGGGTCCTCAGCGGCATCCGCAAGTTGCGTGAGCTCCGTCTCTACCGCACGGACCTGGCGGAGATCCCCATCCTCGTCTGTAAACACCTTCACCACCTCGAGCTGCTCGGACTGGCTGGAAACCACCTGAAATCTCTGCCCAAGGAAATGGTGAACCAGACCAAACTGAGGGAGATCCACCTGAAGCAAAACCAATTTGAAGTTTTCCCTCTGGAGCTGTGTGGTCTCTACAACCTGGAGATCATCGACCTGGATGAGAACAAGCTAAGTGTCATCCCAGAAGAGATTGGGAACCTGACGAAGCTGAAGAAGTTCTACGTGGCCTACAACAGCCTGCCTGTTCTCCCGGAGTCGCTGTGCCAGTGCTCCAAGCTGTCGGTGCTGGATTTATCCCACAATCGCCTCCACTCCATCCCGCACACCCTGGCCGAGCTCTCGCAGGTGACGGAGATTGGGCTGAGCGGGAACCACCTGGAGAAGGTGCCGCACCTCCTTTGCAGGTGGACCTCTCTGCACCTGCTCTACCTGCACAACACCGGCCTGCGGGTGCTGTGCCGCCCCTTCCGACGCCTGGTTAACCTGCGCTTCCTCGATCTCAGCCAGAACCATCTGGAACGCTGTCCGTTGCAGATCTGTGAGCTGCAGAACCTGGAGATCCTGGCGCTGGATGATAATAAAATATGCCAG TTACCTTCAGACTTTGGTTTACTTTCAAAACTGAAGATTCTTGGACTAACTGGAaatcagttttcttcctttccagaagAAATCCTTTCTTTAGAGTCTTTAGAGAAATTATACATTGGCCAAGATCAGGGAGCCAAGCTTACCCGTATGCCAGAATGCATTAGGAAACTACAG AGTCTTAAAGAGCTGTATGTAGAGAACAATTATCTCGAGTACCTGCCTGTATCCTTGGGATCAATGCCCAACTTGGAAATTCTTGATTGCCGCTGCAATCTGATTAAGCAACTTCCAGATGCCATTTGCCAAGCACAAG ctTTGAAAGAATTACGGCTCGAGGACAACTTGATCACCCATCTTCCAGAGAATTTGGATAGTCTAGCGAATCTAAAAGTTCTGACAGTGATGGGCAATCCCATGGAAGAACCCCCAATGATAGTGTGTGCCGAAGGCTCTGAGGCTGTATGGGCGTaccttaaagaaagaagaaatatgaagacAATGGCAACGAAG ATTCAGGCATGGTGGCGTGGGATAATGGTACGCAGAGGATTTGGGAAATTTGAAGACCTGCTAAAATTgcaaaagaagggaaggaattctccaaaagaaaagaaaggaaagaaggatgtaaaa